Proteins from one Sabethes cyaneus chromosome 2, idSabCyanKW18_F2, whole genome shotgun sequence genomic window:
- the LOC128734603 gene encoding transcriptional repressor CTCF-like, which yields MASKSQIRVKTEGTEIQSYLESFNKEIDEGDKEVNPLEMEEEEDDDEEEEGGCYFVDQSGNYYYQASKDSEPVLTTAPPDAEIEGEDEEGSENVEITASVVGKLEPKSEDVSYVYIVQPNETKCEDEAAADVEEGEHVYDFEEGDYGLTEQKPNVSKLKTQSLGRVTHMCNYCNYTTTKRFLLARHMKSHSEDRPHKCSVCERGFKTLASLQNHVNTHTGTKPHHCKHCESSFTTSGELVRHVRYRHTHEKPHKCPECDYASVELSKLKRHIRCHTGERPYQCPHCTYASPDTFKLKRHLRIHTGEKPYECDVCHARFTQSNSLKAHKMIHQVGDKPVFHCELCPTTCGRKTDLRIHVQKLHTPLDKPMRCRRCHKVYQDRYSYKMHTKTHEGEKCYKCDLCPYASISARHLESHLLVHTDQKPFQCDSCDHSFRQKQLLRRHVNLYHNPEYIVPAPKAKTHKCPSCPRSFRHKGNLIRHMALHDPESSAREQQQALKEGRQKRVRIRLEHDDESEEVEGNEQNVMTVEGEDGQYVVLEVIQLQDEEEQKSKKRRTSGNKARIEQEPASETESESESEEEIDLPEDNEEFIFNDTDMLMSSLEPREKKPRTSRRSNKNEEDSAENETSNCFGFDEEDENSTDGKATITILS from the exons ATGGCTTCTAAATCGCAAATCCGTGTCAAAACGGAAGGCACCGAGATTCAGTCTTATCTGGAATCGTTTAACAAGGAAATTGACGAAGGAGATAAAGAAGTCAATCCGCTGGAAATGGAAGAAGAGGAAGATGACGATGAAGAGGAAGAAGGCGGATGTTACTTTGTTGATCAGAGTGGAAACTATTACTACCAAGCAAGTAAAGATTCGGAACCGGTGTTGACTACAGCTCCCCCGGATGCCGAAATCGAAGGCGAAGATGAGGAGGGCAGTGAGAATGTAGAAATAACTGCAAGCGTAGTTGGTAAATTGGAACCGAAATCCGAAGACGTAAGCTACGTGTACATTGTACAACCAAATGAAACGAAATGTGAGGATGAAGCTGCCGCAGACGTAGAAGAAGGCGAGCATGTATATGACTTTGAAGAAGGTGATTACGGACTTACGGAACAAAAACCTAACGTTAGTAAACTCAAAACTCAGAGTCTCGGACGTGTGACGCATATGTGTAATTACTGCAATTATACCACAACCAAGCGATTTTTGCTTGCTCGCCATATGAAATCACATTCGGAGGACAGACCACACAAATGTTCTGTTTGTGAAAGAGGTTTTAAAACGCTTGCTTCGCTGCAAAATCATGTTAACACGCACACCGGTACAAAGCCACATCACTGCAAACATTGTGAGAGTAGCTTCACTACATCCGGTGAACTGGTTCGCCATGTTCGCTACCGGCATACACACGAGAAGCCGCATAAGTGTCCTGAATGCGACTATGCCAGCGTTGAATTGAGTAAACTGAAACGTCACATCCGGTGCCACACTGGCGAACGACCATATCAGTGCCCTCACTGTACTTATGCTTCACCGGACACGTTCAAGCTGAAGCGGCATTTGCGTATTCACACCGGTGAGAAACCGTACGAGTGTGATGTCTGCCATGCTCGTTTTACGCAGTCCAACTCGCTAAAGGCACACAAAATGATCCACCAAG TTGGTGATAAACCCGTATTTCATTGCGAGCTCTGCCCTACAACCTGTGGTCGTAAAACGGATCTGCGAATTCACGTGCAGAAATTACACACTCCACTGGATAAACCAATGCGATGTCGACGATGCCATAAAGTATACCAGGACCGCTACTCGTATAAAATGCATACTAAAACTCATGAAGGCGAAAAGTGCTACAAGTGTGATCTCTGTCCATACGCTTCGATTTCAGCACGGCACCTTGAATCGCACCTATTGGTGCATACAGATCAGAAACCGTTCCAGTGCGATAGCTGCGATCACTCGTTCCGACAGAAGCAGCTTCTCAGACGACATGTCAATCTTTACCACAATCCGGAGTACATCGTTCCGGCCCCCAAGGCCAAAACTCATAAATGTCCTAGCTGTCCTCGGTCTTTCCGACATAAGGGCAATCTGATTCGCCACATGGCTTTGCATGATCCGGAATCGTCGGCTCGGGAGCAACAACAGGCTCTGAAGGAGGGTCGCCAGAAGCGAGTCAGAATTCGTCTGGAGCATGACGATGAAAGCGAAGAAGTAGAAGGAAATGAACAAAACGTTATGACTGTAGAGGGTGAAGACGGGCAGTATGTCGTACTAGAAGTGATTCAACTTCAAGACGAGGAGGAGCAAAAATCCAAGAAAAGGCGCACTTCGGGTAATAAGGCTCGGATTGAGCAGGAGCCAGCTAGCGAAACGGAATCCGAGAGCGAGAGCGAGGAAGAAATCGATCTGCCCGAAgacaatgaagaatttattttcaacgaCA CGGATATGCTCATGTCGTCCTTAGAACCAAGAGAAAAAAAGCCACGCACGAGCCGCAGAAGTAACAAAAATGAAGAAGATTCGGCCGAGAATGAGACGTCAAACTGCTTCGGGTTCGAC GAGGAAGACGAAAACAGTACAGATGGTAAAGCAACAATCACAATTTTGAGTTAA